In a single window of the Williamwhitmania sp. genome:
- a CDS encoding PHP domain-containing protein, which produces MRVFKADLHLHTVLSPCGSLEMSPTVLVAQAKEVGLDVIAVTDHNTTLHCELVQELAREVGIATILGAEVTTKEEVHCLTFFPTLEVLSIFQLYLEQNYPSGQRNNPALFGYQVVVDRDENIIKEVDAPLISALTVSIDSLEKEVHRLGGLFIPAHINKTKFSIISQLGFIPTDLPIDGVEISKHTSKKEFLGRNGYLKKYSFLQNSDAHFVEGIGEVYTSLMVEEPSFDELKLALKGAGGRSVMVD; this is translated from the coding sequence ATGAGGGTCTTTAAGGCCGATTTACATCTGCATACGGTACTTTCCCCCTGTGGCTCTCTTGAAATGAGCCCCACGGTGCTTGTTGCCCAAGCAAAGGAAGTTGGTCTTGACGTAATTGCAGTAACGGACCACAATACAACCCTTCACTGTGAGTTGGTGCAGGAACTTGCTCGGGAGGTCGGCATTGCCACCATCCTTGGGGCAGAGGTCACCACAAAGGAGGAGGTTCACTGTCTCACCTTTTTTCCAACACTGGAAGTCCTTTCTATCTTTCAACTTTATCTTGAGCAGAATTACCCCAGCGGCCAGCGAAATAACCCTGCACTGTTTGGCTATCAGGTAGTGGTTGATCGCGATGAAAATATCATTAAGGAGGTTGACGCACCTTTAATTTCTGCACTTACTGTTAGCATAGACAGTTTAGAGAAGGAGGTTCACCGTCTTGGTGGATTGTTTATTCCTGCGCATATTAACAAGACAAAGTTCAGCATTATAAGCCAGCTGGGCTTTATTCCGACCGATTTACCAATCGATGGGGTGGAAATTTCTAAACATACGAGCAAAAAAGAGTTCTTAGGAAGAAACGGTTACCTTAAAAAATATTCCTTTTTGCAAAATTCAGATGCTCACTTTGTTGAAGGTATCGGAGAAGTTTATACATCTTTAATGGTTGAGGAACCTTCCTTTGATGAACTTAAGCTTGCATTAAAAGGAGC